In bacterium, the genomic stretch TTGAGCATGTGGTAATACCGCTCGAGCGTCCCTTCCGGCAGTGATGCGATGGCGAAGGATTCCGCTTCGGCGGGAGCAAGTTTTTCATATCGAGCAGGCAGCTCCGCCTTATCCTCATCGAAAAATACGTAGTTGAGAAGCGGCACGGTCTCACGTCCCACGATCTCTTCGATGGTCAGCCCTGTCGTCCCTGCGGTATTTCTGATGAGCGAGAAATCGAGCACATCCGCGCGAACGCTGGCAGTCAAGTCGCCTTTCGCGGCTTCTTCGCCGAGCAGGAAATCATGGGTAATTTCCCCGTAGACCTCACGGTTGAGCAGATCGAAACGTTCTGAAACCGGGTCGAACGTGCCTGACTCGGCAGTGACGTCATATACCGCTCCCGCAGTAAGGACGATAATATACTCCCCTGTATAGGCGTTGCTTTGATGCGTCCCGATCACCGTACCGGTTTCCGCATCGCGCACGGTGAGTGTTGCGGCCAGCGGATCGCGCGTGCTGCGTTCTCGCACCGTCCCCGACAGCACGATGACAGCACCGGGAGGAAACGGGTTCGGTGCGGCCTGGTAGAGATCATATCCACCGAAGCCATCGTCGCGACGGGAAGAGAAATACACCGTATTTCCTTTTGCCGCGAGTGTAAAAAATTCGTCGTTGAGCTCAGAGTTGAGCGGGATACCCAGGTTTGTCGGCTCCGTCCACCCCTTCAGCATTTTGCGTGTCACGAACATATCCGTACCGCCGAGGCCCGGATGTCCATCACTGGCGAAATACAGGGTCACGCCGTCCGAGGCAATGTACGGTGAGACTTCATCGCCGTCCGTGTTGATAATGGGTCCGGCATTGTAGGGCCGCTGCCAGAATCCCATGGAGTCACAATCACTGATCCAGATATCGAGTCCCCCCTGTCCACCGTCGCGGTCCGAGACGAAATACAGGGTATTGCCGTTCGCGGAAATCGAGGGATGGGATTCCCAGTCATCGGTATTCACCGGCCAGCCGAGGTTTTCACCCTGGCCCCAGTCCTTCCCGATCAGCAATGAGCGATAAATATCGGACTTCCCTTCACCGTCCGCCCGGTCCGCCGCGGCGAAGAACAGTGCCTGTCCATCCGCGGCAATGCTCGGAGACCCTTCATTCAGGGGAGTATTGATGTCGCCCTGGGCGATGAGGGGACGCCGCCAGAAATCACCTTCCAGCGAACTCTCGTAAAAGTCCCGTTCGAACGGTGCGCTCGTGTGTCCGCGGGTAAAAACCATGCGGAGTCCATTTGCCGTAATGCTCGGTGCAAACTCGTCTTCTTCGGAATTGACGGCGGCGCCGATATTGGTTATCTGAACGGGATAATGGCGGATGTTTTCAGGTGCCGTTCCGGCGCAACCCGCAAACACCAGCGCGATCAGGACGGAGGTAACTGTTCGGGTGTATTTCATGACAATAAAAAAGGTGGACGAGTGCTTCGTCCACCAATATACACAAATATCCGCGCTTTGAGATGTGCTGGAGCTATCAGCTCTCGCCGGGTTTCTGCTTGCCTTTGAGCACGGTATCGATGATGCCGTATTCGAGTGCTTCTTCAGAAAGCATGTACTTGTCACGATCGGAATCTTTCGTGATCTCTTCACGCGATTTTCCGGTGTGATGTGCGATGATATCGTAAAGCTGATTTCGCGTACGCATCATTTCGCGGGTATAGATTTCGATGTCGGATGCCTGTCCCTGTGTACCACCCATCGGCTGATGGATCATGATGCGGGAATGCGGCAGCGCGATGCGCTTCTTGGCTGCGCCGCCCGCGAGGAGGATGGCGCCCATCGAGGCCGCGAGTCCCACACAGATGGTGGAGACATCCGAGCGAATATGCTGCATGGTGTCGTAAATGGCGAGTCCCGCCGACACACTGCCGCCCGGACTGTTGATATAAAGGAAAATATCCTTCTCCGGATCCTCGGATTCGAGGAAGAGGAGCTGTGCCACGATGAGGCTGGCGATGTGGTCGTCGATGGCGGTGCCGAGAAAGATGATACGTTCACGGAGCAGGCGGGAAAAGATATCCCAGCTGCGTTCGCCACGGCCCGTCTGTTCGACGACGACGGGAACGAGCTGATCGTAGGGCGGTATGGACATGCTGGACATA encodes the following:
- a CDS encoding OmpA family protein, whose product is MKYTRTVTSVLIALVFAGCAGTAPENIRHYPVQITNIGAAVNSEEDEFAPSITANGLRMVFTRGHTSAPFERDFYESSLEGDFWRRPLIAQGDINTPLNEGSPSIAADGQALFFAAADRADGEGKSDIYRSLLIGKDWGQGENLGWPVNTDDWESHPSISANGNTLYFVSDRDGGQGGLDIWISDCDSMGFWQRPYNAGPIINTDGDEVSPYIASDGVTLYFASDGHPGLGGTDMFVTRKMLKGWTEPTNLGIPLNSELNDEFFTLAAKGNTVYFSSRRDDGFGGYDLYQAAPNPFPPGAVIVLSGTVRERSTRDPLAATLTVRDAETGTVIGTHQSNAYTGEYIIVLTAGAVYDVTAESGTFDPVSERFDLLNREVYGEITHDFLLGEEAAKGDLTASVRADVLDFSLIRNTAGTTGLTIEEIVGRETVPLLNYVFFDEDKAELPARYEKLAPAEAESFAIASLPEGTLERYYHMLNIVAKRMKQRPASSITLTGTTDGKELRSIAEARARTVASYFTDVWGIEQDRVRVDARGLPAAPSSSRSQQGRAENRRVELTSTDAELLAPIETSSVQRLLKPDRVRFYPSITAEEGLSRWEFKVTDGDQVMRDSDGYATYPDSISWNWRNLAGELPTGDTLRFTLYAKDEKGSEVTTKPQTIPVNVLTLQKKNVEKLPGRSIEKISLILFDYDRSDLGARNREILRNAADRLTTKSTMIIRGYTDALGDETYNQRLSERRAEAVRAQLDDMLGNAAMRSEGVGESKLLFDNALPEGRFYCRTVQILIETID
- the clpP gene encoding ATP-dependent Clp endopeptidase proteolytic subunit ClpP, producing the protein MSSMSIPPYDQLVPVVVEQTGRGERSWDIFSRLLRERIIFLGTAIDDHIASLIVAQLLFLESEDPEKDIFLYINSPGGSVSAGLAIYDTMQHIRSDVSTICVGLAASMGAILLAGGAAKKRIALPHSRIMIHQPMGGTQGQASDIEIYTREMMRTRNQLYDIIAHHTGKSREEITKDSDRDKYMLSEEALEYGIIDTVLKGKQKPGES